In the Aneurinibacillus soli genome, one interval contains:
- a CDS encoding thiolase family protein codes for MSTQRNEAYIVSVARTPVGRLGGGLASVPMDDLAATVIQETLVRASVSGEQVDGVIMGNVISASPFINIARVGLLKAGLPESVPGLTVNRVCASGLEAINLAAQSIQSGHGEIMLAGGVENLTRSPYILEKFPQPYQRGPQTLIESFGGPRSAPVSLYGELTMGDTAENVAEKFEISREDQDAFAVESQRRAIQAIDEGKFAEEIVPVVIPNKKDDPVVVDTDEHPRRGTTLESLSKLKPAFRKGGTVTAGNSSGMNDGAAAALIMSEAKVQEIGVKPLGRIVHFACGGVDPKIMGIGPVVAIRKLLDEVNLSIEDIDLFELNEAFASQSLACIRELGLPLDKTNVNGGAIALGHPLGMSGARLLGTILYELRRRNKRYGVVSLCIGGGQGLATLVEAL; via the coding sequence ATGAGTACACAACGAAACGAAGCATATATTGTCTCGGTGGCACGTACGCCAGTTGGACGTCTCGGTGGTGGACTTGCTAGTGTGCCAATGGATGATCTGGCGGCGACTGTAATTCAGGAGACACTTGTGCGAGCTTCTGTTTCCGGTGAACAAGTCGATGGCGTGATTATGGGCAATGTGATTTCAGCTAGCCCGTTTATTAACATTGCACGAGTAGGTTTGCTAAAAGCTGGTTTACCGGAATCTGTTCCGGGATTGACGGTCAATCGTGTATGCGCATCCGGCTTAGAAGCGATTAATCTGGCAGCGCAGTCCATTCAGAGTGGGCACGGAGAGATTATGCTGGCAGGCGGCGTGGAGAATTTGACACGATCTCCGTACATTCTGGAGAAATTCCCTCAGCCGTATCAGCGTGGTCCGCAAACCTTAATCGAATCGTTCGGGGGACCTCGTTCGGCTCCGGTTTCTCTATATGGGGAGTTGACGATGGGCGACACCGCTGAGAATGTGGCGGAGAAATTCGAGATTAGTCGGGAAGACCAGGATGCATTTGCTGTGGAGAGTCAGCGACGGGCCATTCAAGCGATTGATGAAGGGAAGTTTGCCGAAGAAATCGTTCCGGTCGTCATTCCGAACAAAAAAGATGACCCAGTTGTTGTTGATACAGATGAGCATCCACGTCGTGGCACTACTCTTGAATCATTAAGTAAGTTAAAGCCGGCATTCCGAAAAGGTGGAACAGTGACGGCAGGGAATTCTTCTGGGATGAATGATGGAGCGGCGGCAGCTCTTATCATGAGCGAAGCAAAAGTACAGGAGATAGGTGTGAAGCCGCTTGGCCGCATTGTTCATTTTGCCTGCGGTGGGGTTGACCCGAAAATTATGGGAATCGGTCCGGTTGTCGCGATTCGCAAGCTGCTTGATGAAGTAAACCTGTCTATCGAAGATATTGACCTATTTGAACTAAATGAAGCATTCGCTTCTCAGTCACTCGCATGTATTCGTGAATTAGGCTTACCTCTCGACAAAACGAATGTAAACGGGGGAGCCATTGCGCTTGGGCATCCGCTCGGCATGAGCGGGGCCCGTCTGCTTGGGACAATTCTTTATGAGTTGCGTCGTCGAAATAAGCGATATGGTGTCGTGTCATTATGCATAGGTGGCGGTCAGGGACTCGCCACTCTTGTAGAAGCACTATAA